The following is a genomic window from Methyloceanibacter stevinii.
CGTGCAAAGCTGGCGATAGCTGTCGAGCCGCGCTGCCACGCCGGTATCGATGAAGTACGCCCCCTGGCGCGCCTCGGAATCCTCGTCGGCCAGGAGCGGTTTCCCGGTCGACTTGACGTAGTCCATGATCGCCTCGAGGTCGTACTGACCATCGCTCATGGCCCGAAGCTGGTCGACGTCGTTCGCGGCGGTCGCCTTCAGGACCTTGGTGAAGTCGTAGCCGCTCGGGCTGTCGTCGAGCTTGTTCACGGTGAGGTCGATGGACCGTCTCAAGCTATTGACCGACTCGAGGCTGAGAATGCCCTTGAGCAGAACCACCCCGGCCTGCTTGTAGGCTGCAATTTCGTCTTGCGTGACCGCTCGTGTGATGTGGTGTGACATCTGATCAACTCCCTCTCAAGAACTGCGCTAAGCAACGTCTCTGAACTGCGGAGCAGCATTCGGATAAGCGAAAGCTTCCGGCGCCGGCGAGTATTCCAGCGCGCCGTAGCTCCGGATCTCGGTGATGGCGCGCTCGGTGACGGGCAGCCGAATGGCCATGCAGGTGCCCCCGCCGGGCACCCCCTTACCGCCGCCATAGGGGTGCGCGGATCCGAGTGCGAAGGTCTGCGAGTTGACCTTCTTGAAGCTTCTCAGAAGAGGCGCATCGATGACCGTTTGGATATGCCGGATGCCGTAGCTCCAAGCCCATTCGGTCATGGCACCGAGGATGCGGGCCTTCACGACCCGATTGCTCTCGGCGGTCTTCTCCCGCGGCGACGCGATATAGCGCGTCCCCTCGTACACGAACGGATCGCGCAAGGCGGTACCGCCGTCCGATAGGTGCGGGTAGTAGTCTGCTGTGAGCGAGGCGACGGTCGTGGGCGTCAGACGAACCGCACCCTGCAAATGTCCTTGCTCGTCGATATCGAGAAGTACACCGCCTGGTCGGTATCGTACTGGTCGATCTCGAGCCCGTTTCTGGCGGGCAGCGACCAGCGGCGATTGACCACGAATGTTTCGTACCGTGCGCGGAAAAGCGTCTCGAACAGGCCGGCGTGGCGCGCCCTGTCCTTACCCTCAATGACTTGGACCATCGTTAAGCCCCCCGATTGGAATCGCGGGGGCAATCAGGCCCTAAAGACGTGGGTTCCGACTATCCTAGTTTCTTTGTATTGCCTGAATTTTTGTTGGTGATTCAACGCTCTACAGCGTGATTTCACCAAACCGGATGGCCTTCACGACGGCAAAAGTGCGTCGGAAGGCATCGAGCTTCCGTTTCGCGCGCTCCACATGCACGGTCACGGTGGCCGGCGAGATCGCCAGGATGCCGGCGATTTCCTGGTCGGATTTACCGGCTGCGATCCAGCGCATCACCTCTTTCTCCCGGGGCGTCAGCGGCGTATGCGCTTCGCTGCCGCGCACCTGCTCCAGAAGGACGCGCTTGAGCGCTTGATGGCTGTAGAGCGAGATCAGCTCGACCGCGCGGCGCGCGTCCTGCGAAAGATCCGGGTTCCGGCCGCACGGGCTGAAGACGGACAGCGCTCCCGACAGGGTGACGATCGGGATGATCAGGCCGTCATTGACGTCGAACTCCCGCGCCTCCTCGATAATGCGCTTGTCGGCCCGGTTGAGGTCCCGGCGCTCGACCACATCGCTCCACGAGAAGGGCCGCACCGAATCGCGCAATTCCGTGACCACGGGATCCCGCAGGACGTAATTCTTCTCTTCGTAGTGGTCGATGTAGTCCTGGGGCCGGGTGTTGAGATGCACGCCCTTCTTAAAAGGCTCGCCGGGGCCCGGCATGATGAAACTGGTGACGCAGGTGAAGCCGTACCAAGCCAGCTCCTCGGAGATCGCGGAACAGATGGCGTCGTAGTCCTTCAGACCCTCGATCTTCTCGACGAAGTCGAGCGGCCGATGGGCATATGGCGAAGGCGAACTCTCCAATGTGCAAGCCCCATACGAATAAGTGCGACGTGCAATTGTTGCATCTAAGAATTGCAAGTCAACAAGACACTCCCGTTTTCGGCCAAAAATGGGAGCCTGCAGCGCATTAGCCGCACACTGACTTACTGGTCCGAGCCGGACTCGCTGTCCTCGGCCTTGTCGGGCTCGCTGTCGTCGCCCTTGATTTCAAAGGGAAGTTCAAAGGACGCGGACTTCTTTCCGAGCTTGTCGGTGAATTTCAGTTCCGCCACGTACTTGCCGGTCGGCGCCTCGGTGAAATCGATCGTGAGGGCCGTCATCACTTCCATATTGTTGTCGCGGCTGTCGAAGGTGAAGGTCCCAAAGCCCGCCTGCTCGCCAAGGACCTTGCCCTCGCTATCCTTCAGGATCAGGTCGGAGACGAGCTCCGCGTGGTTCAGACCGCCCTGCTTCTTCCAGGTGAAGCCCACGGGCTCCACATAAATGAAGAGCTTTTCGCCGGGCTTGAAGACGGTGTTGGGTCGGGGGTCGTAAATGCCGTAGCCGGTCGGCGCGGACTTCACGAAGAGGGCCTCGCGAAACATCAGCGGGCCTTGCTCCCAGATGCTCAGCGCGGCTTTGCGGATCGTATTGTAGGCATCGAGGTCGTTGCCCTTCTTCGCTTCGCTTGCGGCAGTCTTCGCAAGCTCCTGGACGCTCTGGGCGTGACCTGGCCCTCCGGCACCGACACTCGCGACGAAAGCCAATAGAAATGCGATCGCACCGTGTCTCATCGTCCCCCCTGAACCCCTGAAATGCCGCTTACTGCTCGGAATTCGTGACAATCGCATATGGACCGGCCTTGCGCTACTCCAAGGCTGCGTCACCAGGGCAGGATTGCTCGCCAGGGAGCTCCATTCTAGTGTCCGGCCATGCATGCATTCGCCGAAGCACTCTCCGATCCGGCCCTGCGAGGCGCCTATCTTGCGTTCTCACTGGTCCTTCTGATCCTCCCGCTCGTCCTGATCTGGCTGTGGTACCGCCAGCGCGCCAAGGCGGGCACTGTCGACCGGCCCATGCTGATCCGAGTCGGCCTGCTCACGCTGCTGTGGATGGTGGCCAACGCAGCGGCCCTCGGCTTCCTGATGTGGGCGGAGACGGTGACAAAGACTGGCGGCTAGGCACAGAGCCTAGAACGGATTGTTCTCCGACTTCCCACGGGTCGCGAAGAACTCCTTCGCCGCGGCGAACACCACCGGGCTCAGCAGTGCCAGCGCAATCAAGTTCGGGATCGCCATCAGCGCGTTGAGCGTATCGGCCAGCAGCCATACGAAGCTGAGTTTGACGGTCGCGCCGAGGATCGGTGCCAGCGACCACAGCACACGGAACGGCACGATGACCTTCACGCCGAGAAGATACTGCCAGGCCCGTTCGCAGTAATAGCTCCAGCCCAGGAGAGAGGTGAAGGCGAACACCGCAAGCGCGATGGAGGTGATCTCGCTGCCCACATTCGGAAGCGCGGATTCGAACGCGCTCGAGGTGAGTTCGGCGCCGTTCAGTCCGCTCGTCCAAGACCCCGTGCTGAGAATCACAAGAGCGGTGAAGGTGCAGACGAGGATCGTGTCGATGAACGTGCCGAGCATGGCCACGAGCCCCTGGCTGACGGGCCCTTTGCATTCGGCGGCCGCGTGGGCAATCGGCGCGGAACCGAGCCCGGCTTCGTTCGAGAACACGCCGCGGGCCACGCCGAAGCGGATCGCCGCCCAGACGGCGGCGCCGGCAAAGCCGCCCGTGGCCGCTGCCGGCGAAAAAGCATGCTCGAAGATCAGTCCGAACGACCCCGGTATCGCACCGGCATTGAGCACGAGCACGATGGACCCCGCCGCGAGGTATCCAATCGCCATCACCGGCACCAGCGTGCCGGCGACGGCGGCGATGCGCTGGACGCCGCCGATCAAAACGAGACCGACAAGGGCTGCCAGGATCACACCCGTTAGCCAGAACGGCATGCCGAAGGCCGCATCCAACGCGTCGGCGACGGAGTTGGCCTGGACCGTGTTGCCGATGCCGAACCCGGCAAAACCCGCAAAAAGAGCAAAGGCCGTCCCGAGCCAGGCCCAGCGCGGCCCGAGACCGTTCTTGATGTAGTACATGGGGCCGCCGACATACTTGCCGCGCTCATCCACTTCGCGATAGCGCACCGCAAGCACCGCCTCGGCGAACTTCGTGGCCATGCCCACCAAGGCGGTCATCCACATCCAGAAGATCGCGCCCGGGCCGCCGATGAAAATCGCGGTCGCGACACCGGCGATGTTCCCCGTCCCGATGGTTGCGGCGAGCGCCGTCATCAGGGCCCTGAAGGGTGTGATCTCGCCTTTGCCTTCGGCGACCCGGCCGTGCCAGAGCATGGCCAGCGCAAGCGGAAGATCGCGCACGGTGCGGAAATGCAATCCGATTGTGAGGAAGATTCCGACGCCGAGCAGGAGCACCAGCATCGGCACGCCCCAAACGACCCCGCTCAGCCACTGAATGGCCGATGTCAGCGTCTCCATGCCGTTGCTCCCCCGTGTCCCCAATACGGGCCACCGCTTCCCTGATGCGGGCCCTACCCCAGATGTAAGATAGGCTTAGGACTGACGAAAATGCTTCGACAGCTTCAGCCCCTGCGCCTGATAATGCGAGCCGATGCCCTGGCCGTAAAGGGTTTCGGGAATCTCGGTGAGCTTGTCGTAGACGAGCCGGCCAACGATCTGCCCGTCCTCGACGATGAACGGGATGTCGAGACTGCGGACCTCGAGAACCGCCTTGGCGCCCGGCACCTTGCCGGCCGAATAGCCGAAGCCCGGATCGAAGAAGCCGGCATAGTGCACCCGGTACTCGCCGATCATCGGGTCGAACGGCGCCATTTCCGCCACGTATTCCGGCGGCACCGAGACGCTCTCCTTCGAGGCGAGAATGTAGAATTCCTGGGGGTCCAGGACGAGGCGCTGGTCGCTCCCGAGATACACCGCCTCCCAGTACTGCCCGACGTCATAGCCGCCGACATTGTCCATATCGATCACGCCCGCATAGCGCCGGGCGCGATACCCCACGATGCCACCGGCTTCGACCGGCGCCAGGCTGATGCGCAGGTTGAGCCCGTCGCGGATCGCGGCCTCGCCTTCCACGAGCCCGACGTCCGAGTGGATGGCGCGCAAATGCTTGTCGCCGATCCGGCCCGGCGCTTCGTCCGACTGCTGACTGACGCGGCGGCGGAATCGAATTTGATTGAGGCGCGTGCCCGTGCGCACCTTGACGGAGAAAGTCCGCGGGCAGATCTCCGCGAAGAGAGGACCCCGATAGCCCTCTTCCACGTAGTCGAAGCTCTCTTGATAGTCGGCAATCAGCCGGGTGAACACGTCGAGCCTGCCCGTGGAACTCTTGGGGTTCGCAAAGGCCGCGATCGTCGGACGCAGATTCAGTTGCTCGATCAGCGGGACGAGGTAGACGCAGCCCGCTTCGAGCACGGCCCCCTTGGTCAGATCGATCTCGTGAAAGGTGAGCCCTTCGAGCTTGTCGCGCACGGTTGCCTTGGTGCCGGGCAGGAAGCTCGCCCGGATGCGATAGGCGACCTCACCCAAACGGAGATCGAGGCTCGCGGGCTGGATCTGGGCTTCTTCGATTGGAACCGAGCCGCCGAGCTCGCCCGCGGCGATGAGCGCGCGGAGCGCCTGGCTGGGCAGGACGCCGGTCCGGGACAGGGCGCGGCTCGCCCCGTCCGCGGCGCCTGTAGCGGCCGCAACCCCGGAGGCTGCGTCAAAAACTGGGTCAGGCTGGCTCATAACCGATCTTCATTGCATTTGCCGCGTGGCGGGTCATCCTGCGAATACGATTCTCCCCCGGATTCACACGGAACACCAGAGGGCATCCCATGATCCCGGAAGGCCGGATTCCAGACGATCAGTCCCTCGAGATCGGCTCGTTGCTGTTCGAGGGACTGGACCAGATCGACCTCACGGGCCCGTTCGAGGTCTTTGCCCGCCTGCCCAACACCACCACCCGCCTTTATGGCCTGACAGACGCGCCGGTGAGGGATGTGGGCGGCTTGCAGCTCACGCCCGATGGCTCGGTCCTGGACGCGCCCCAGCTCGACGTGCTGCACATTCCGGGCGGCGGGGGCCAGGAAGCTCTCATGCGGGATGAGGCCCTGCTCCATTGGATCCGCCGGCAGGCCGAAGGGGCGAGAATCCTGTTCTCGGTTTGCACGGGCGCCATCTGCGGCGCCGCGGGTCTACTGAAGGGGCGGAAGGCCACCACCTATTGGACCGTCCAGCATCTGCTGCCTTTGTTCGGCGCGACGCCCGTCGATGCCCGTGTCGTCGTGGACGGCAGTTTGGTCTGCGCGGGCGGCGTCACGTCGGGGATCGACGGGGCCTTGCGCGTGGCGGCGATGCTGCGGGGCGACGAGGCCGCGAAAACCATCCAGCTCGCCATGCAGTATGCGCCGGACCCGCCCTTCGATGCTGGCAGCCCCGATACCGCACCGGAAGCCGCCGTTTCGGCCGTCCGGAATGCGACCGCCGAACTGACCGCGCGGCGGGAACAGACAGCGCGAGAGGTGGCCCGCCGGCTCGGCGTCTCGGTGCCGACCAACGGGTAAAGCCGCCCTTTTGCTTGACGGCCCTCCCCCCACGCGACATTAATCTGCCTGTGGTGATTTGGCCGGCCGGCTTGCAGCCACGTAAAACAAGTCGCTAAAAGGGCCGCGGACGACACGCTTCCCGGCTTTTGGCACTTGCCAGATCCGGGTTTTTTTATGCCGCCGGCCAGAAACGCGTCTTGCGAAAACGTATGAGGAGTGTTGGTCATGGCCGGGAATAACAAGAGCCGCGAGAGTTGGAGCCCCGCCACGCAGTTGGTGCACGAGGGGACGCTGCGCAGCCAATTCGGCGAGACGTCTGAAGCGATCTTTCTAAACTCGGGCTATGTCTACGAAAGCGCCGAGGAGGCCGAGTCCCGGTTCAAGGGCGACACGGACGGCTATGTCTATAGCCGCTATGCGAACCCGACCGTCTCCATGTTCGAAGAGCGCATGTGCGCTCTGGAAGGCGCGGAAGCCGCCCGCGGCACATCGAGCGGCATGGCCGCGGTCGCAGCCTCGCTCCTGTGCCAACTCAAGGCGGGCGACCATGTCGTTGCCAGCCGCGCTCTATTCGGCAGTTGCCTCTACATCGTCGAGGATCTGCTGCCGCGCTACGGCATCGCCTCCACCCTCGTGGACGGCGGCAATCTCGGCGCGTGGGAGGCGGCTGTCAGGCCCAACACCAAGGCCTTCTTCTTCGAGACGCCAACCAATCCGGTCCTGGATCTGGTCGACATCGAGGCTGTGGCCAAAATCGCCAAAGGGTGCGGTGCGCTGACCATCGTCGATAATGTGTTCGCGACGCCGCTCGGCCAGAAGCCCCTGGCCCTCGGTGCCGATATCGTTGTCTACTCGGCGACGAAGCACATCGACGGGCAAGGACGGTGCCTCGGCGGCGTGGTCTTGGGGCCCCAAGAGTTCATCGACGAGACCTTGCATACGTTCCTCAAGCACACCGGCCCCTCGCTGAGCCCGTTCACGGCGTGGGTCCTGCTCAAGGGGCTGGAGACGCTGCCCTTGCGCGTGGCCCGTCACTGCGAGTCCGCCGCCCGCATCGCCGATTTCCTGGCGGACCGGCCCGGTGTCACACGGGTTCACTATCCTGGCCGCCCGGATCATCCGCAGCACGACATCGCCAAGAAGCAGATGGCGTTCGGCGGGCCGCTCGTAGCCCTTGAGGTCGGAACACGGAAGGAAGACGCTTTCGCCGTGCTGAACGCGCTCGATATCGTCAAGATCAGCAACAATCTCGGTGACGCCAAGAGCCTCGCCACGCATCCGGCCACCACGACGCATCAACGCCTTAGCCCCGAGGCCCGCGCGGACCTCGGCATCTTCGACAACACGATCCGGATTTCCATCGGACTCGAGGACGCCGGCGATCTGGAAGCCGATCTCGATCAAGCTCTCGCAACATTGACTTAGCAGCATGCCAACACCGCCAAGCACGCAGGACGCAATAGGGCTTCTCGCAAAGCTCATCGCCTTCGATACGACGAGCGCGAAATCGAATCTCGATCTGATCGCCTTCGTGCGGGAGTACCTGGACGGTCATGGCATCGCCTCGACCTTGGTGCCTGACGGCGACGGCAAGAAGGCTTGCCTCTTCGCCACCATCGGCGAAGGCGATGGCGGCGTCGGGCTCTCGGGCCATAGCGACTGCGTGCCGGTGACCGGGCAGTCCTGGACGTCAGACCCGTTCACACTGACCGAGCGCGGCGGCAAGCTCTACGGCCGGGGCACATGCGACATGAAGGGCTTCATCGCCTGCGTGCTCGCCTCCGTGCCGCTGTTCAAGGCGGCGCCGCTCACGGAGCCCATCCACATCCTCATCTCCTATGACGAGGAGGTGGGGTGCGTCGGGGTCCGGCCGATGATCGCGCGTCTGGAGCAGGATCTGCCGCGCCCGCGTGTCGTGATCGTTGGCGAACCCTCCGGCATGCAGGTCATCGACGGACACAAATGCATCGACGTCTTCCGCACGACGGTCACTGGCAAGGAAGCGCATTCCAGCATGCCCGCAATCGGCGTGAATGCGATCTCCGCTGCTTCCAAGCTCGTCGAGGAAATCGACCGCATGGCCGCCGAGGTAGCGAGTACCGAGAACGATCCGCATTTCGATCCGCCCTACTCGACGGTAATGGTGGCCATGGTCGACGGCGGTACGGCGCCGAACATCGTGCCGCGCAATTGCGATGTCCTGTGGCAGCTTCGCGGGTTGCCCGGCACCAAGGCCAAGGACGCACCCGCACGGCTTGAGGACTTCGCCGAGAAAACGCTGCTGCCCGGCATGCGCGCCGTCGCACCGGATGCTTCCATCGACACCAAGACCGAAACGGCCGTACCGGCCTTCTCTGCGGGGCCAGATTCCGAGGCCGTGTCTTTGGCGATGATGCTGACCGGCGCGAACCGGCCTCCGGCGTGTCCTATGCCACGGAGGCCGGGCTCTTCCAGGACGCGGGCTGTTCGGCGGTCGTGTGCGGGCCCGGCAAGTATCGAGCAGGCGCACGCGGCGGACGAGTTCGTCGCACTGTCGCAGATCGAGGCGTGCCTCGCGTTTCTCACCAAGTTGACCGAGCGGATGAGCGCGTAAGGGATGGGCCGTGCCGCCTAAGCGGCGCGAAGTCCTTCGGGTCGAAATCGTAGTGCGCGTTGCAGAACTCGCAATTCACCCATAGCTGTCCGTCGACCACCATGTCCGAGAGCTCTTCACCAGAGAAGCGCTGGAGCATTTCCCC
Proteins encoded in this region:
- a CDS encoding acyl-homoserine-lactone synthase, with the translated sequence MQGAVRLTPTTVASLTADYYPHLSDGGTALRDPFVYEGTRYIASPREKTAESNRVVKARILGAMTEWAWSYGIRHIQTVIDAPLLRSFKKVNSQTFALGSAHPYGGGKGVPGGGTCMAIRLPVTERAITEIRSYGALEYSPAPEAFAYPNAAPQFRDVA
- a CDS encoding acyl-homoserine-lactone synthase, with translation MVQVIEGKDRARHAGLFETLFRARYETFVVNRRWSLPARNGLEIDQYDTDQAVYFSISTSKDICRVRFV
- a CDS encoding LuxR family transcriptional regulator, whose product is MESSPSPYAHRPLDFVEKIEGLKDYDAICSAISEELAWYGFTCVTSFIMPGPGEPFKKGVHLNTRPQDYIDHYEEKNYVLRDPVVTELRDSVRPFSWSDVVERRDLNRADKRIIEEAREFDVNDGLIIPIVTLSGALSVFSPCGRNPDLSQDARRAVELISLYSHQALKRVLLEQVRGSEAHTPLTPREKEVMRWIAAGKSDQEIAGILAISPATVTVHVERAKRKLDAFRRTFAVVKAIRFGEITL
- a CDS encoding alanine/glycine:cation symporter family protein, translating into METLTSAIQWLSGVVWGVPMLVLLLGVGIFLTIGLHFRTVRDLPLALAMLWHGRVAEGKGEITPFRALMTALAATIGTGNIAGVATAIFIGGPGAIFWMWMTALVGMATKFAEAVLAVRYREVDERGKYVGGPMYYIKNGLGPRWAWLGTAFALFAGFAGFGIGNTVQANSVADALDAAFGMPFWLTGVILAALVGLVLIGGVQRIAAVAGTLVPVMAIGYLAAGSIVLVLNAGAIPGSFGLIFEHAFSPAAATGGFAGAAVWAAIRFGVARGVFSNEAGLGSAPIAHAAAECKGPVSQGLVAMLGTFIDTILVCTFTALVILSTGSWTSGLNGAELTSSAFESALPNVGSEITSIALAVFAFTSLLGWSYYCERAWQYLLGVKVIVPFRVLWSLAPILGATVKLSFVWLLADTLNALMAIPNLIALALLSPVVFAAAKEFFATRGKSENNPF
- a CDS encoding 2'-deoxycytidine 5'-triphosphate deaminase, whose translation is MSQPDPVFDAASGVAAATGAADGASRALSRTGVLPSQALRALIAAGELGGSVPIEEAQIQPASLDLRLGEVAYRIRASFLPGTKATVRDKLEGLTFHEIDLTKGAVLEAGCVYLVPLIEQLNLRPTIAAFANPKSSTGRLDVFTRLIADYQESFDYVEEGYRGPLFAEICPRTFSVKVRTGTRLNQIRFRRRVSQQSDEAPGRIGDKHLRAIHSDVGLVEGEAAIRDGLNLRISLAPVEAGGIVGYRARRYAGVIDMDNVGGYDVGQYWEAVYLGSDQRLVLDPQEFYILASKESVSVPPEYVAEMAPFDPMIGEYRVHYAGFFDPGFGYSAGKVPGAKAVLEVRSLDIPFIVEDGQIVGRLVYDKLTEIPETLYGQGIGSHYQAQGLKLSKHFRQS
- a CDS encoding DJ-1/PfpI family protein, which gives rise to MIPEGRIPDDQSLEIGSLLFEGLDQIDLTGPFEVFARLPNTTTRLYGLTDAPVRDVGGLQLTPDGSVLDAPQLDVLHIPGGGGQEALMRDEALLHWIRRQAEGARILFSVCTGAICGAAGLLKGRKATTYWTVQHLLPLFGATPVDARVVVDGSLVCAGGVTSGIDGALRVAAMLRGDEAAKTIQLAMQYAPDPPFDAGSPDTAPEAAVSAVRNATAELTARREQTAREVARRLGVSVPTNG
- the metZ gene encoding O-succinylhomoserine sulfhydrylase, whose protein sequence is MAGNNKSRESWSPATQLVHEGTLRSQFGETSEAIFLNSGYVYESAEEAESRFKGDTDGYVYSRYANPTVSMFEERMCALEGAEAARGTSSGMAAVAASLLCQLKAGDHVVASRALFGSCLYIVEDLLPRYGIASTLVDGGNLGAWEAAVRPNTKAFFFETPTNPVLDLVDIEAVAKIAKGCGALTIVDNVFATPLGQKPLALGADIVVYSATKHIDGQGRCLGGVVLGPQEFIDETLHTFLKHTGPSLSPFTAWVLLKGLETLPLRVARHCESAARIADFLADRPGVTRVHYPGRPDHPQHDIAKKQMAFGGPLVALEVGTRKEDAFAVLNALDIVKISNNLGDAKSLATHPATTTHQRLSPEARADLGIFDNTIRISIGLEDAGDLEADLDQALATLT
- the argE gene encoding acetylornithine deacetylase; this translates as MPTPPSTQDAIGLLAKLIAFDTTSAKSNLDLIAFVREYLDGHGIASTLVPDGDGKKACLFATIGEGDGGVGLSGHSDCVPVTGQSWTSDPFTLTERGGKLYGRGTCDMKGFIACVLASVPLFKAAPLTEPIHILISYDEEVGCVGVRPMIARLEQDLPRPRVVIVGEPSGMQVIDGHKCIDVFRTTVTGKEAHSSMPAIGVNAISAASKLVEEIDRMAAEVASTENDPHFDPPYSTVMVAMVDGGTAPNIVPRNCDVLWQLRGLPGTKAKDAPARLEDFAEKTLLPGMRAVAPDASIDTKTETAVPAFSAGPDSEAVSLAMMLTGANRPPACPMPRRPGSSRTRAVRRSCAGPASIEQAHAADEFVALSQIEACLAFLTKLTERMSA